In Gouania willdenowi chromosome 15, fGouWil2.1, whole genome shotgun sequence, one DNA window encodes the following:
- the crls1 gene encoding cardiolipin synthase (CMP-forming), with protein sequence MASCLLRVPARCLLSWRAGHAPFGECARWQQQVLAASRLLGQARASGWSCSPQLSAWWRRQSATIQPQLDRASNVTSAARFRCQTCPGSRALCTGGSGEGEGREGKPLQPPPPPGEKKSDPGHGLFKFKELHENPWTVPNLLCVCRILLAPFLGHLIIQQHFHLSLALFTLAGATDVLDGYIARTWPAQKSALGSALDPLADKILISVLYVSLTYAELIPAPLTALVIFRDIGLIAAVFWVRYKTVPPPVTLSKFFNPCYTTAQLKPTLFSKVNTVIQLGLVAASLAAPVFQYTDSILLQCLWYVTAVTTTASGYSYWHYGRKTVRVLNTKSP encoded by the exons ATGGCCTCGTGCCTTCTCAGGGTGCCCGCGCGCTGCCTCCTGTCGTGGCGGGCCGGACACGCCCCTTTCGGGGAGTGCGCGAGGTGGCAACAGCAGGTGTTGGCCGCCTCGCGCCTCCTGGGACAGGCTCGTGCCTCGGGCTGGAGTTGTAGCCCACAGCTGAGCGCGTGGTGGCGGAGACAGAGTGCCACGATCCAGCCGCAGCTCGACCGGGCTAGTAACGTCACGTCCGCGGCTCGTTTCCGGTGTCAGACGTGTCCGGGAAGTCGCGCGCTGTGCACCGGAGGGAGCGgagagggggaggggagggagggGAAGCCGCTTCAGCCTCCTCCTCCCCCCGGAGAAAAGAAGAGCGACCCCGGACACGGACTGTTCAAGTTCAAAGAGCTG CATGAGAACCCGTGGACGGTTCCCAACCTGTTGTGCGTGTGTCGTATTTTACTGGCTCCGTTTCTGGGTCACCTGATCATCCAGCAGCACTTTCACCTCAGCCTGGCTTTGTTTACGCTGGCTGGAGCCACCGACGTG TTGGACGGTTACATCGCCAGAACGTGGCCGGCTCAGAAGTCTGCCCTGGGCAGCGCTCTGGACCCGTTGGCCGATAAGATCCTCATCAGTGTTTTGTACGTTAGTCTCACCTACGCTGAGCTCATCCCAG CTCCGCTAACGGCTCTGGTGATCTTCAGAGATATCGGGTTGATCGCTGCTGTTTTCTGGGTCCGATACAAAACTGTTCCTCCACCG gtGACCCTCAGTAAGTTCTTCAACCCCTGCTACACTACAGCACAGCTCAAACCTACGCTATTCAGCAAG GTGAACACAGTCATCCAGCTGGGCCTGGTCGCTGCTTCTCTGGCTGCTCCAGTCTTCCAGTACACAGACAGCATCCTGTTGCAGTGTTTatg GTACGTCACCGCGGTAACCACCACCGCCTCAGGCTACAGCTACTGGCACTACGGACGCAAAACCGTGCGTGTGCTGAACACCAAGTCGCCGTGA